In Juglans microcarpa x Juglans regia isolate MS1-56 chromosome 7D, Jm3101_v1.0, whole genome shotgun sequence, the following are encoded in one genomic region:
- the LOC121238445 gene encoding beta-glucosidase 12-like isoform X2 — protein MAMKGYILIGLLVLVSSFANTINADAITSSYGISTLNRTSFPEGFTFGAGSSDYQYEGATPLEDGKGESMWDYYSHKYPEKILDGSNGDVANDQYHRFKEDFVLLKDMNADAYRFSIAWSRLIPTGKISDGVNQKGIDHYNQVIDELVAKGLTPYVTLFHWHIPMALDDEYGGFLNQSIVEDFKDFAELCFKEFGDRVKHWTTVNEPHMFSNGGYAAGVLAPFRCSSWQNLNCTGGDSATEPYTVTHNLLLAHSAAANLYKTKYQAEQKGVIGITLDCDWVVPYSQSEKDRAAALRDVDFRFGWYMEPLTKGRYPLSMRTLVGEKRLPRFSVNESKLLIGSYDFIGLNYYTTNYVADATENNSLNNSYLTDPRVNKTGSRDGVLIGPQAGSSWLYVYPEGIYGLLVYTKTKYGDPEIYITENGTDELNNASIPLEEALMDTHRIDYHYKHLEQVHKAIGEGVKVKGYFAWTFLDDYEWFSGYTIRFGIHFIDYENGLKRYPKLSAQWFKNFLNK, from the exons ATGGCGATGAAAGGGTACATACTCATAGgccttcttgttcttgtttcctCTTTCGCCAACACCATCAATGCTGATGCTATCACTTCCAGTTACGGCATTTCTACACTCAACAGGACCAGTTTTCCCGAAGGTTTCACTTTTGGTGCAGGATCATCTGACTATCAG TATGAAGGTGCAACGCCGTTGGAAGATGGCAAAGGAGAAAGTATGTGGGATTATTACAGCCACAAATACCCAg AGAAAATACTGGATGGCAGTAATGGAGATGTAGCTAATGATCAATATCATCGCTTCAAG GAGGACTTTGTGCTTCTGAAGGATATGAATGCAGATGCATACAGATTCTCAATCGCATGGTCCAGACTGATACCAA CCGGAAAGATTAGTGATGGTGTGAACCAGAAAGGAATCGACCACTACAACCAGGTCATCgatgaactcgtagccaaag GTCTTACGCCCTATGTGACACTCTTCCACTGGCACATCCCAATGGCCTTAGATGATGAGTATGGCGGTTTCTTAAATCAAAGCATTGT GGAAGACTTCAAGGACTTCGCAGAGCTTTGCTTCAAGGAGTTTGGTGATAGGGTAAAGCATTGGACCACCGTCAACGAGCCTCATATGTTCTCCAATGGTGGATATGCAGCAGGGGTTTTAGCACCTTTTAGATGTTCGAGCTGGCAAAATTTGAATTGCACCGGTGGGGATTCAGCGACGGAGCCATATACCGTCACCCACAATCTGCTTCTTGCTCATTCAGCTGCCGCAAACTTGTATAAGACCAAATATCAG GCAGAGCAAAAAGGTGTTATAGGGATAACACTTGATTGCGATTGGGTGGTGCCATATTCTCAATCGGAGAAAGACCGTGCTGCCGCGTTACGTGACGTTGATTTTAGGTTCGGATG GTACATGGAACCCCTAACAAAGGGTCGCTATCCCCTCAGCATGCGTACGCTTGTTGGTGAAAAGCGATTACCCAGATTCAGCGTAAATGAATCGAAGCTGTTGATCGGATCATACGACTTTATCGGATTAAACTACTATACTACCAATTATGTTGCTGATGCAACTGAAAATAACTCTCTGAACAATAGCTACTTGACAGATCCTCGTGTTAATAAAACAGGTTCGCGCGACGGGGTCCTCATTGGTCCACAG GCTGGTTCAAGTTGGCTCTATGTCTATCCTGAAGGAATTTACGGTCTTCTTGTCTACACAAAAACCAAGTACGGTGATCCAGAAATTTACATCACTGAGAATG GAACCGATGAGCTCAATAATGCCTCAATTCCTCTTGAGGAAGCTCTTATGGACACCCACAGAATTGATTATCATTATAAGCACCTTGAGCAGGTTCATAAGGCTATTGG GGAGGGCGTGAAAGTTAAGGGATACTTTGCTTGGACATTCTTGGACGACTATGAATGGTTTTCTGGTTATACGATTCGATTTGGCATCCACTTTATCGACTATGAGAACGGATTGAAAAGATATCCTAAACTTTCAGcacaatggttcaagaatttcCTCAACAAATAG
- the LOC121238445 gene encoding beta-glucosidase 12-like isoform X1, whose product MAMKGYILIGLLVLVSSFANTINADAITSSYGISTLNRTSFPEGFTFGAGSSDYQYEGATPLEDGKGESMWDYYSHKYPEKILDGSNGDVANDQYHRFKEDFVLLKDMNADAYRFSIAWSRLIPTGKISDGVNQKGIDHYNQVIDELVAKGLTPYVTLFHWHIPMALDDEYGGFLNQSIVEDFKDFAELCFKEFGDRVKHWTTVNEPHMFSNGGYAAGVLAPFRCSSWQNLNCTGGDSATEPYTVTHNLLLAHSAAANLYKTKYQAEQKGVIGITLDCDWVVPYSQSEKDRAAALRDVDFRFGWYMEPLTKGRYPLSMRTLVGEKRLPRFSVNESKLLIGSYDFIGLNYYTTNYVADATENNSLNNSYLTDPRVNKTGSRDGVLIGPQAGSSWLYVYPEGIYGLLVYTKTKYGDPEIYITENGNFLNLFQLLLHKVDGEFLYVPFYLIKLNCNLLLGTDELNNASIPLEEALMDTHRIDYHYKHLEQVHKAIGEGVKVKGYFAWTFLDDYEWFSGYTIRFGIHFIDYENGLKRYPKLSAQWFKNFLNK is encoded by the exons ATGGCGATGAAAGGGTACATACTCATAGgccttcttgttcttgtttcctCTTTCGCCAACACCATCAATGCTGATGCTATCACTTCCAGTTACGGCATTTCTACACTCAACAGGACCAGTTTTCCCGAAGGTTTCACTTTTGGTGCAGGATCATCTGACTATCAG TATGAAGGTGCAACGCCGTTGGAAGATGGCAAAGGAGAAAGTATGTGGGATTATTACAGCCACAAATACCCAg AGAAAATACTGGATGGCAGTAATGGAGATGTAGCTAATGATCAATATCATCGCTTCAAG GAGGACTTTGTGCTTCTGAAGGATATGAATGCAGATGCATACAGATTCTCAATCGCATGGTCCAGACTGATACCAA CCGGAAAGATTAGTGATGGTGTGAACCAGAAAGGAATCGACCACTACAACCAGGTCATCgatgaactcgtagccaaag GTCTTACGCCCTATGTGACACTCTTCCACTGGCACATCCCAATGGCCTTAGATGATGAGTATGGCGGTTTCTTAAATCAAAGCATTGT GGAAGACTTCAAGGACTTCGCAGAGCTTTGCTTCAAGGAGTTTGGTGATAGGGTAAAGCATTGGACCACCGTCAACGAGCCTCATATGTTCTCCAATGGTGGATATGCAGCAGGGGTTTTAGCACCTTTTAGATGTTCGAGCTGGCAAAATTTGAATTGCACCGGTGGGGATTCAGCGACGGAGCCATATACCGTCACCCACAATCTGCTTCTTGCTCATTCAGCTGCCGCAAACTTGTATAAGACCAAATATCAG GCAGAGCAAAAAGGTGTTATAGGGATAACACTTGATTGCGATTGGGTGGTGCCATATTCTCAATCGGAGAAAGACCGTGCTGCCGCGTTACGTGACGTTGATTTTAGGTTCGGATG GTACATGGAACCCCTAACAAAGGGTCGCTATCCCCTCAGCATGCGTACGCTTGTTGGTGAAAAGCGATTACCCAGATTCAGCGTAAATGAATCGAAGCTGTTGATCGGATCATACGACTTTATCGGATTAAACTACTATACTACCAATTATGTTGCTGATGCAACTGAAAATAACTCTCTGAACAATAGCTACTTGACAGATCCTCGTGTTAATAAAACAGGTTCGCGCGACGGGGTCCTCATTGGTCCACAG GCTGGTTCAAGTTGGCTCTATGTCTATCCTGAAGGAATTTACGGTCTTCTTGTCTACACAAAAACCAAGTACGGTGATCCAGAAATTTACATCACTGAGAATGGTaattttctcaacctttttcaattattGTTGCATAAAGTCGATGGTGAATTCTTGTATGTcccattttatctaattaagcTAAACTGTAATCTTTTATTAGGAACCGATGAGCTCAATAATGCCTCAATTCCTCTTGAGGAAGCTCTTATGGACACCCACAGAATTGATTATCATTATAAGCACCTTGAGCAGGTTCATAAGGCTATTGG GGAGGGCGTGAAAGTTAAGGGATACTTTGCTTGGACATTCTTGGACGACTATGAATGGTTTTCTGGTTATACGATTCGATTTGGCATCCACTTTATCGACTATGAGAACGGATTGAAAAGATATCCTAAACTTTCAGcacaatggttcaagaatttcCTCAACAAATAG